CAGCCCCGCGCCGGTGGCGATGGTGTTCACGGTGGCCGACGCGTCGAACTGGCTCTTGAGCTTGCCGTCGTAGTCCTCGTAGCTGATTAACACCGTCGTCCgctcgccgcgcggcggcgggaacTCGTGGAgcacgccgccgcggtggcggtggtggtggtgctcctTGGCGAAGAGCAGGAGGACGAGATAGATGGGCGGCAcgagcgcgacggcgaggaACGAGTAGAGCGCGTTGAGCGACATGAGGAGGCAGAATGGCATGGACATGAGGAGCACGGCGGAGGCGTAGACCCGGACGACGTGCCACCTGCAGCTCGCGTCGGTGGCCTCGGCGTCGAGGAGCCTGGTGACGAGGGCGAGGTAGACGGAGCCCATGAGGTCGACGAAGAGCGCGGCGCAGAGGAGCGCGACGCCGGCCTTGGCCCACGCGCTGCCGGCGGTGAAGCTCGCCGTCCGGTGCTGCAGCAGCGAGGTGGCCAGCGTGAACTCGTACACCAGGGCGCGCTTCGAGTACTCCATGAACCGCTCCAGCCGCTTCtctctcgtcgtcgacgacgacctctcggcggcggccggaccaTCATCAGCCTCAGCATCTACGTGCAAACTAATGGCattggccggcgccgccgcggctgcgcgGTGGTGGAGTGCGCCGCGGCCGGAGCGCGGCGGCAGCCTAAGGTGTTCGTCCGAGCTCGACATTGCCGGAGATGCGGTGGTAGTACTTCACGGTGGTATATACTGCCTTTATTTCCACTTAGGCTCCGCTAATTAACAAATAATAACGTTGACCGTTGACCCAAAGACTTGAGGTGTTGGACTGTACCTGGCCAGTCTGTGTCTACCCACGCGTTATCGACATCGCAAATGACAACTGATCGACAACTAAACATGGAAAAGTCTATACGTACTTAATTACTCGCGGAAAAAAAATTGTCTTCGCGCTCAAATTTCCAACCGTTCGATCCGGCCTGCTCCAAGATTCGTGTTTTTGTTTAATGGGCCCGCAGCTGGTTTTGGATTCATTCCGAGTCGCATCAAAGGCTCCCCGAGCACCAAGCCGTTGTCTCCCGAGTCGACGAACTCCAGTGGGTTGAGGCGGCACAGgcagaccggcggcgacggcaggtaGCGCCACATGGTGTAGAGGTCGTCGAGGACGAACAACCATGATCAatctccgcattcgccttcttGAGGGCATCCGTCACGACGCGGCGCTCGTCCTCCTTATGTCGAAGATCCTCTTCGGTTCTTCCGAAGGGGAAGCCGATGTCCGCCCAGTCTAACTTGGGCAGACTGCTTGGCGCTATAATGCGCAGCGAGGGCCTACCAAAAGAAGACAGAAACCGTTAAGTATGAAAAGCGAAAgacaaaataaacaaaaaaaaaacccgaaaAGGGGATAGTTAGACCCGAACAAGTAGACTTTCCACGGCCGCACACCCTTCGCTGGACTCATTACACCCGACGGTGAAACAATCTGGCAAACGCCTTCGATGAAGGGACCGATCTCCGGTCGAGAGGCGAAGTCGGCGGAGACGAAATGGGGGACGGTGTGGGGAATGTTGGACACTGTCATCTCGACTGCCAGACCCTTGCCCTCTCGCTGCCGACTCGTCGAAGGCAATGTGGCAGCCCCGTTAGTGCCGGAGATGTTCGTTGCCACCGGTTGTAGCGCTAAGTTCGAGGCAGCAGCAGTAGCCGAAGCGCTACCACCGGTGCGCGCATCGGCGTCGCTGGCAGGTGGCAGAGACGACAACCTCTTTCGCGGTGGGGGGTGGCGCAGCGCCGGTGAAGTTGGTGTTCCGTCTGAAGACGCTTCGCTGTCTGAGAAACTGCCGGCCACCTGAACCacccccttcttcttctttcggGCAGTGGCACCTGCCTTCGACGCGGCACCGGCGATAGACAGCAGCGCATAAGCTCCGGCGACGTCTTGAGGACGTGCGAGCGAAGCGCTAGAGCCAGCCCCAGCCTTCGGCCGAATGGGGCTCGGAGTATAGCCCGTGACCCGACATCATCATCCGACACTTCCTCCctttcgccgtcgtcgtcgtcgtccgcgccGGTCTCCACGGCATCTTTTGTAGCCCGCCGAGTCCGCACTTTGCCACCTTTGGCTATGACGCGCTTGTGTTTCTTCGACGTCCCAACGTCGTCATCCCCCCTCGCCGGGTTCGCCCAGCTGGTTAGTTCGCCGTTGTAGACGCGATTCGCTTGGCCATTGGATTGTCGTTGCAGCAAGCGAGCGTATTCGGCGGTAATCACCCCGATCATTTTCGCTGCCTCAGCCTCGGCATCCTCCAACAAGCGGACTGAATAaagaaaaaggggggggggggcggcgggcAAAAAGGCAAAGTAAGCCCGAAAGCATGCCATGACAATAAGTACAATGAATGAAAGAAGAAGGAGGAGCTTACAATTGCTACCGGAGGGGAGCACGAGGTGGGGAAGCACGAGCACTTCCTATCCTTCTTGAATAGTAACTCCCAAGTCACACGCAAGGGGGGAGATTCGCAACATGCAAAACTCCTCACAGAGGTCGCGAGTGCTCAGCCGGCGCACGACCTTGCGAAGGAGGATAAGCCGCGATTCGAGCGTGCTGTCAACCTCCACATTCGGCTTGCTAACAATGGCGATTGAAAGGCGCCGAAAGCGGAGCCAATTCGCTTTGTCATCTTCGGCAGAGTAGGGGTTTTCGACGTAGAACCACTTCTGCATCCAATTGCGGTCCCACTTCGCCATCGACGCAGGGACTGGCCAAGCGTCCGAACTCTCCGGCCGAAGCATGAAGTTTATGCAGCCGAAAACTGTCTTCTTCGGCCCCGCCggttgtggagattatggataccccatatctacacggcggtTATATTTAGActggatataggataccgaatatagatagaatatctttatttgtatctcgggtttgtttcttaacttgtacgtcaaggaaataccctgaggtttagtcggttacgattgtattttatctgtattctcatattccgttagggatatgagTTATACcttgtaatacggactccttcccctatataaggaggggtccgagtCCTTCCTGGGACACCAATTCTCTTGGAGATTATACattcaataatacactcggcggattcatccccggacaggagtagggtattacttcttgaataagaaggcctgaacctgtataaatcatttgtctccgaacccatccacttttctagcttaatagccacccccttttagaattgccgaaatcttgttttgacagttggcgcgccaggtaggggttgcgtcaagcttttcgccgattagtgcaatgggttccgtctccggcatcgacgacctcgtcttccctcccgggcaggcgtttcggttcggcagcctcgacttcatcaccaacaacttcggcaagatctctcttcTCGACTCGGAATCAGACCAGTCAGGAGAGAGCCGGATCTCGGTCTCGTTTGGAGTTCC
This window of the Oryza sativa Japonica Group chromosome 4, ASM3414082v1 genome carries:
- the LOC4334993 gene encoding uncharacterized protein, with the protein product MSSSDEHLRLPPRSGRGALHHRAAAAAPANAISLHVDAEADDGPAAAERSSSTTREKRLERFMEYSKRALVYEFTLATSLLQHRTASFTAGSAWAKAGVALLCAALFVDLMGSVYLALVTRLLDAEATDASCRWHVVRVYASAVLLMSMPFCLLMSLNALYSFLAVALVPPIYLVLLLFAKEHHHHRHRGGVLHEFPPPRGERTTVLISYEDYDGKLKSQFDASATVNTIATGAGLTGTFFGYSTSTDFSPNHAVTVSESLLFLTIVGAQFVMLVTAARPMFRKESSPARLAGFLSLLVGSLPVLLSLSAFAGAIDFLGGLALLAFSIDFLELVVFFKATFYKEALEEEPDAPPRPTSTTTTDGLQLLWLCVMYIYFTALEALYQEQAGRKTKLELLEKARVLVYFWAFCCCSLDGGGRGKLPLLPPLEELRKHHHHLSLGRARYAVMGLAALDVLWRVARMFLVVAPVKP